The genome window GACCTACCCGCTGATCGGCAACTATGGCATCAACCCGCAGGATTTTGAGTCCCGCAAGCCGTGGCTTTCCGGTTTTGTAACGGCAGAGGCGTGCGACGAACCGAGCCATTGGCAAAGCAACCAAACCTTGTCCGATTATCTCACTGAACAGGGAATCGTCGGACTGACCGGTGTCGATACAAGAACGATCGTGCGCATGATTCGCGACAAAGGGGCGCTGAAAGGCTGGATCGTCCCCGATGAAGGCGGTGATCCACCAACCGCCGACGAACTCGACTTCCCGGAGACAATGAAAGGGCATGTGGAACGGGTGACGACTCCCGCCATGTATCAAGCTTCCGAAAGCGGCAGGTACCACGTTGTGGTGATCGACTTCGGAACCAAAACGAACATCATTCGCTCGCTGGTACACATGGGCTGCAAAGTCACGGTCGTTCCGGCCAGGACATCGTTCGAAACGATCCGGGAACTGCGTCCGGACGGCATTCTGCTGTCGAACGGTCCCGGCGACCCGATCGACTGTGCAGACGTGTTACCGACGATTCGAAAATTGGCCGGAACCTATCCGCTGATGGGGATCTGCTTGGGCCATCAGCTACTGGCACTCGCGTTCGGAGCGAAAACCGGCAAAATGTTGTTCGGCCACCGCGGCTCCAACCATCCAGTAAAAGAACTGACCTCCGGGCGGGTCTGGATCACATCGCAGAATCACGGATATGCGGTGCTCGCCGAAGACATCCCGGCTGCGTTGGAAGTGACGCATATCAACGTGAATGACGGATCGATCGAGGGCATTCGTGTGAAAAGCCTGCCTGCTTTTTCGGTGCAGTTCCATCCGGAAGCATGCCCGGGTCCGCGCGATTCGGAAGGATTGTTTGAGAAATTCTTGCAACATATGGCGGAACAGGGGGAACGTCATCTTGTACACGCAACCTAGTCCTGTTGCCCGGGAGACGATTCTGGTCATCGGTTCCGGGCCGATCGTGATCGGGCAGGCGGCCGAATTCGACTATGCGGGCACGCAGGCGTGCAAGGCGCTGCGGGAGGAAGGCTACCGCGTGGTGCTTGTCAATTCGAATCCGGCCACGATCATGACCGATCTGGATGTGGCCGATGTCGTTTATATAGAACCTTTGAATGTGGATACGCTGACGCGGATTATCGAAGCGGAGCGGCCCGGCGGACTGTTGGCCACGCTCGGCGGCCAGACCGGCCTGAACCTGGCGGTGCAGCTTGATGAGGCGGGAGTGTTGGAGCGGTACGGCGTCAAGCTGCTTGGAACATCGCTTGAGTCGATCAAGCAGGCGGAGGATCGCCAGCTGTTTAAAGACCTGATGAATTCGATCGGGCAGCCGATTCCCCAGTCGAAGGTGGTGGAATCGCTTGCGGAAGGGATCGAGTTTGTGGAAAAAATCGGCCTTCCCGTGATTATCCGCCCTGCGTACACGCTGGGGGGAACGGGCGGCGGCATTGCCGAAACGATGGAAGAGTTCAAGGCGATCGCCACGCGCGGGTTGAAGCAGAGCCCGATCGGCCAGATCCTGGTCGAGCAGAGCATCAAGGGCTGGAAAGAGATCGAGTATGAAGTGATGCGCGATGCGGCTGACACCTGCATCACGATCTGCAATATGGAAAATATCGATCCGGTCGGGGTGCACACCGGGGATAGCATCGTGGTGGCCCCCTCGCAGACGTTGACCGACCAGGAATACCAGATGCTGCGGACGGCGGCGGTGGAAATCATCCGGGCGTTGAAAATCGAGGGCGGCTGCAACGTGCAGTTTGCGCTGCACCCGACCAGCCGGGACTATTGCGTGATCGAGGTGAATCCGCGCGTGTCCCGTTCCTCGGCGCTCGCGTCGAAAGCGACCGGCTATCCGATCGCCAAGATGGCCGCCAAGATCGCGGTCGGAAAACGGCTGGACGAGATTCTCAACCCGGTCACAGGCAAGACCTATGCGTCGTTTGAACCGGCACTCGATTACGTGGTGGTGAAAATCCCGCGCTGGCCGTTCGACAAATTCCCGACAGCCGACCGCACGCTGGGAACGCAGATGAAGGCGACGGGCGAGGTGATGGCGCTCGAGCGGTCATTCGAAGCCGCTTTGCAAAAAGCGATCCGCTCGCTCGACATCGGGCTTGACGGCTTGCAGATGAAAGGCCTGTCCGATCTGCCGGATGCCGATTTGCAGCGGATTCTCGCGAAGGAACCGGACGACCGCCGGTTGTTTGCAGCGGCGGAAGCGCTACGCCGCGGTTGGCCAGTTGGGCAGATTTGCGGCTTGACGGGGATCGACCGATTTTTCATCAGCAAGCTGGCCAAATTGATCCGATTCGAAACGGAACTGGCTGCCGTCGGTGCAGCCGGGCTGACCGATGAACTTCTGTTGGAAGCGAAAAAGCTCGGCTTCTCCGATGAGCGAATTGGGAGACTCACCGGGCTCACCGGCGAAGACATCCGGGCGAAACGGCTTGCGGCAGGCATTCTGCCTTCCTATTTACTGGTTGATACATGTGCGGCCGAATTTGAGTCGGCGACACCTTACTACTATTCGACTTATCGCTGTCAGGATGAAGTGACGCCTTCCGACCGGAAAAAGGCGCTTGTCATCGGCTCTGGGCCGATCCGGATCGGGCAGGGGATCGAGTTTGATTACTGCTCGGTGCATGCGGTGTGGGCGCTGAAGCGGCAAGGGTATGAAACGGTCATCATCAACAACAATCCGGAGACAGTGTCGACCGATTTTGACACGGCGGACCGGTTGTATTTTGAACCGTTGACGCTGGAAGACGTGCTGGCGGTGATCGAAAAGGAAGGTGTCGAGCAGGTTCTGATCCAGTATGGCGGACAGACTGCCATCAATCTGGCAGCCAAGCTGGAAAAAGCGTTGGCCGGAAGCGGCGTGAAAATCGCCGGAACTCCGCTGGCGGGGGTGAATCGGGCGGAAGACCGCGACCAGTTTCGCCGGTTCCTGCTGGAGCAGGGAATTCCGCAAACGGAAGGCGGCACCGCAACCGACGTGGAGTCTGCCGTGACGGTCGCGGCGCAGATCGGGTATCCGGTGGTGGTCCGACCGTCCTATGTGATCGGCGGCCGGGCGATGGCGATTGTCTACAATGAACAGGAACTGCGCGATTACATGCGTCTGGCGGTCGATGTCAACCCGGAGCATCCGGTTTTGATCGACGCTTACCTTGCTGGAAAAGAAGTCGAAGTCGATGCCGTGTGTGACGGGGAGAACGTGCTGATTCCGGGGATTTTTGAGCATATCGAACGGGCCGGTGTCCACTCGGGCGATTCGATGGCGGTCTATCCGCCGCAGTCGCTCACAGAGCAGGAGATTGCCACGATCGTCGATTATACGGAAAAAATCGGCCGGCACCTGCCGGTTATCGGTCTCGTCAACATTCAGTTTGTGATTTTCGACGGACGCGTGTACGTGCTGGAAGTCAATCCGCGTGCATCCCGCACGGTGCCGATCATCTCGAAAGTGACGGGGATTCCGTTGATCGATTTGTCGGTGCAGGTGCAGTTGGGACGGAAGCTGACGGACTGCGGCTTCGGCACAGGGCTTGCTGCGAAACAGCCTTATGTGGTGGTGAAAGCGCCGGTGTTCTCATTTGCAAAGATTACCGGATTCGATATTCACCTCGGTCCGGAGATGAAATCTACCGGCGAAGTGCTGGGTATCGGAAAAGATTATGCGGCGGCGGCGGCCAGCGCATTTTCCGGGATCGGCATCGGGCTGCAACCCGGCGGGCTGTTCTGCGCGATCACGGATCGCGAGAAAGCGGCGGCGATTCCGCTGCTGAAACGGTATGCGGAGCTTGGCTTCACGCTCTACGCAACGCCGCAAACAGCCCGGCTTCTGGCGGAGAACGGGATCCAAGAGGTTGTCCCGGTGGAGAAGGAACGCGAGGCGATCGAAGGGTTGTTGAAAGCGGGGGGTATCCAACTGGTCTTGAACATTCCGACGCGCGGCCAGGACCCGGAACGATTGGGCTTCTGGCTCAGGCGCTACAGCGTGGAAACGCGCGTGCCGTGCCTGACATCGCTCGATACGGCAGGCGCTCTGCTGATGGCGCTGGAACGGCAGCCGGATCTGGCGCCGCAACCGCTGGCACCCGCTCCGGTCAAGTGACGGGACAACGTTTCGGTACACCTTGTCCGAGTACATGTGCGGCCGGTGGGATGGAAATTGTCGTGGGCCATGCGGCGGCCGACGGGGTAACACTTCTTTTATTTATTAGCGGCCCATTTTTGGGTATGGGGGGAGAAAAGGATGGCCAAACCGATGCCTGTGATCAAGGAGTGGCAAGTCGATCGGCTGAAAGGCCGCGATTTTATCGATTTTGCGGATTATTCGCCGGCGGAGCTGGACTATCTGATCTCGCTGGCGGAACGGATCAAGCACAAGCAGAAAATGGGGGAACCCTATCAGCCGCTGTTGGGCAAGACGCTCGGCATGTTCTTTACAAAAGCGTCGACGAGAACCAGGGTGTCGTTTGAAGTCGGCATGTACCAGTTGGGCGGGCATGCGATTTTTCTGGCTGGCAACGATACGCAGCTCGGGCGCGGGGAACCGATTTCCGACACGGCGAAAGTGATGTCGCGTTATGTGGACGCGATCATGATCCGGACGTTTGCCCACGAGGACGTGGTGGAATTGGCCGAACATGCGAGCGTGCCGGTGATCAATGCACTGACCGATCTGCACCATCCTTGCCAGGTGCTGGCTGACGTCCTGACGTTGAAAGAATACAAAGGGACGTTAAAAGGACTGACGGTTGCCTATGTCGGGGACGGCAACAATATGGCCAATTCCTGGATCCAGGCGGCTCCCAAGTTCGGCCTGAACATGCGGGTGGCAACGCCGGAAGGGTATGAATGCGACCCGGCGGTGGTCGAACAGGCAAAAGCGTTCGCCGAAGAATCTGGTACAGAATTGGTGTTTACCAAGGATCCGGTGGAAGCGGTGAAAGACGCGGATCTGGTGTATACCGACGTATGGGCCAGCATGGGGCAGGAAGCGGAACAGGCGGAGCGTGTCGAGAAATTTGCCGTGTACCAGGTGAACGAAGCGCTCTGCCGCCATGCAAAGCCGGATTACCTGTTTATGCACTGCCTGCCGGCGCACCGCGGGGAGGAAGTGACTTCCGAGATCATCGACGGTCCGCACTCGGTTGTTTTTGATGAAGCGGAAAATCGGCTGCACGTCCAGAAAGCGATTCTGGTTGCCACCATTGGGTAACGGCAGGTGCGGGGCCACGGACGCCGGAGCCGGTGCAGGCAATGGTCACCGGAACCGGCGTAGGCCGGGACCGTTGGCGCGGTTGACAGGCTCTGTGTTTTTATAGACAATGATGCCTGTATGTGCAGAGTGAAAAGGAAGCTTATTATATTCAGTTGAACGGAGCGAGGAAACCGATGGCAAAGCGGAAAATTGTATTGGCGTACTCTGGCGGATTGGATACGTCTGTGATCCTGACCTGGCTGAAAGAGACTTATGATGCTGAGATTATCGCCTTTACGGCAGATATCGGGCAGAAAGAGGAATTGGAAGGGCTCGAGGAAAAAGCGATGCGCACGGGCGCGAGCAAAGTGTACATCGACGATCTGCGTGAAGAGTTCGCACGCGATTTTATTTTTCCGATGTTCCAGGCGGGGGCGCTGTACGAAGGACAGTACTTGCTCGGCACGAGCATTGCCCGCCCGCTGATCGCCAAGCGGATGGTGGAAATCGCCAGGGCCGAGGGGGCAACCGCGATCGCGCACGGTGCCACCGGCAAGGGCAACGACCAGGTGCGGTTTGAGCTTACGGCGGCGGCCCTGGCTCCGGAACTGGAAGTGATCGCACCGTGGCGGCTCGAGGAGTTTCGTGAACAATTTCCGGGCCGGGCGGAAATGATCGCGTATGCGGAGAAGCACGGCATCCCGGTACAGGCAACGGCGTCGAAGCCCTATTCCATGGATCGCAACCTACTGCATATCAGCTTTGAGAGCGGCGTTTTGGAAGACCCCTGGTTCGACGCCAGCAGCGAGGAAATGCGGGACATGTATGTGCTCACCGTTGCGCCGGAGGAAGCGCCGGATCAGCCGGAATACGTGGAATTGGATTTTGAACAGGGCAATTGCGTCGGCCTGAACGGGGAACGCCTGACCCCTCTGCAAGTCATGGAGAAGCTGAACGAGTTGGGGGGCAAGCACGGAATCGGACGCGTGGACATGGTTGAGAACCGGTTCGTCGGCATGAAGAGCCGCGGGGTTTATGAAACGCCGGGGGGCACCATTCTGTTTATTGCCCACCGCAAAATGGAGTCGCTCACAATGGATCGCGAAGTGATGCAGCTGCGCGATTCGCTCATCCCGCGTTACAGCTCGCTTGTCTACAATGGTTTTTGGTTTGCGCCGGAACGGTTGGCGCTGCAGGCACTGGTCACCGAGAGCCAGAAAAATGTAACCGGTACGGTTCGCGTAAAACTTTACAAGGGGAACGTGATCGCGGCCGGAGTGAAGAGCCCGGTCAGCTTGTACAATCCGTATATCGCCACGATGGAAGCCGACCCGACGCAGGCGTACAACCAATCGGATGCGACCGGTTTTATCCGTTTGAACGCGCTGCGTTTGAAAGTAGCGGCCGGGGTGCGGCAGAGCGTAGATGAATAAGACGTCCCGTTCGGCTTGCAAAAGGAACAATATGGCGCGAAAGGAAGTAGGAAAAGTGTCGAAGCTATGGGGCGGACGTTTTACCAAACCGACGGATAAGCTGGTCGAAGAGTTTACCGCTTCGATCCGTTTTGACCAAAAATTGGCCGTGGACGACATCCGCGGCTCGCTTGCGCATGTGAAAATGCTGGGGGCATGCGGCATTATTCCGCAGGAAGATGCGGACCAGATCCGGGCCGGACTCTTATCGATTTTAACAGATGTGAAGGCGGGTAAGCTCGAGTACGCGGTCGAAAATGAAGACATCCACATGAACATTGAGAAAAATTTGATTGAGCGGATCGGGCCGGTCGGCGGCAAACTGCATACGGGACGTTCGCGCAACGACCAGGTCGCGACCGACATGCATCTATATCTGCGGCGCGAGACAAAGCAGATTATCGCTTTGCTGGCCGATGTATTGCAAGCGCTGGTGGACACGGCCGAAAAGCACATCGATGTGATCGTTCCCGGCTATACCCACTTGCAGCGGGCGCAGCCGGTCTTGTTTGCGCATCATCTGTTGGCTTATGTCGGCATGTTCTCGCGCGATGCGGAACGCCTGCAGGACGCATTGAAGCGGATCGACATGCTGCCGCTGGGAGCAGGTGCGTTAGCCGGCACCACTTTTCCGATCGACCGCGAACTGGTGGCAAAAGAGCTGGGCTTCTCCCGCATCTACGAGAACTCGATGGATGCGGTGAGCGACCGCGATTTTATTCTCGAGTTTCTCAGCGGCGCGTCGATTCTGATGATGCACCTGTCCCGTTTTTGCGAGGAACTGGTGCTTTGGTCGTCGACCGAGTTCGGATTTGTCGAGCTGGATGATGCGTACTGCACCGGATCGTCGATCATGCCGCAGAAGAAAAATCCCGATGTGGCCGAATTGATCCGCGGAAAATCAGGGCGGGTGTACGGCAACCTGTTCGGGCTCTTGACGGTCCTGAAGAGCCTGCCGCTCGCCTATAACAAAGATCTGCAGGAAGACAAAGAGGGCATGTTTGATACGGTCGAGACGCTGAAAGGGTCGCTGGCCCTGTTTGCCGGCATGATCCGGACGATGGAAGTGCGGCGGGAGCGGCTGTCTCAGGTTGTGAAGGAAGATTTTTCCAACGCGACCGATCTGGCCGACTATCTGGTGCGCAAAGGGCTGCCGTTCCGGCAAGCGCACGAGGTGATCGGCAAGCTGGTGCTCTACTGCATCTCGCATGGCAAATTCCTGGCGGATCTAACGATGGAAGAATACAAGCAGCACAGCCCGCTGTTTGAGCAGGATGTGTTTCAAGTGATCGACATCCGGACGGTGGTGGACGCTCGCAATGTGCACGGCGGAACGGGCAGCGAACAGGTTCGGCGGGCGCTGGAACGGGCAAAAAGTCAGACCGCCGATTTGGCAAACTGGGTGGAAACGGCGCTGGAACAGGAAGAATGGGAGCCAAAGGCCTGACCGAGTGTAGATCGGGAATTCGTTGCCACGATGGGCAGAAGTGTTCCAGGTGTGTTGAATCCTGTCGGCCACAGTCGGAATTCGCCAGGAAATAAGTGAAAAAAACTCCCTTAGGAAAACAGAAGATTTGCAGTCTGTTACTACACACCATGAAGCAGGACGACACTGACCCCCGCGACCTTCCAAAGATTCAACCGGTCGCGCGGGGTCAGTATGCTTTTTGTCACGAAGTCAAGAGTGGTTACCAGGTTGTAGATGCGGAATCCCGCGATATCAAGGAAGCCATTTGGCTGGACATGCTGCGAACGTATGGAGAGAATCATAAAAACACGATCCGGCTCCCCTGTTAAACCGCTGGCACGGGAGTTTTCATCAAATTGGCAAACAATACCTTGCCAGCAGGCGGGCAAACTCCTGTATAATTTCTCAATGAAACAGGATTTTCAGGAACACTGTCGAAAACAAGAAGTGGATTGACAGGGGCGGACGGGCTTCGCGGGGTGAGGCGGCGCACGGTTTGCTGGCGGCGAATCGGGGCCGCATCAGCGAATAAGGGTGGAGGATGTGAAAAAAACATGATCGAGATGCATAACGTGTGGAAGACCTATCCGAACGGCGTCTCGGCTTTAAACGGAATTGACGTGAAAATCGACCGAGGCGAATTTGTGTATGTGGTCGGACCGAGCGGAGCGGGAAAATCCACCTTTATCAAATTGATGTACCGGGAAGTCAAACCCACGAAGGGTACGATTTACGTCAACGGATTCAATGTCGACCGGCTGAAAGAGCGGAAAATTCCACTGTTGCGCCGGCAAATCGGCGT of Effusibacillus pohliae DSM 22757 contains these proteins:
- a CDS encoding carbamoyl phosphate synthase small subunit; translated protein: MSHTTSISQARDTACSGRALKGRLILENGQMFAGTIIGKPRRGYGEVVFHTGMTGYQEILTDPSYAGQIVVMTYPLIGNYGINPQDFESRKPWLSGFVTAEACDEPSHWQSNQTLSDYLTEQGIVGLTGVDTRTIVRMIRDKGALKGWIVPDEGGDPPTADELDFPETMKGHVERVTTPAMYQASESGRYHVVVIDFGTKTNIIRSLVHMGCKVTVVPARTSFETIRELRPDGILLSNGPGDPIDCADVLPTIRKLAGTYPLMGICLGHQLLALAFGAKTGKMLFGHRGSNHPVKELTSGRVWITSQNHGYAVLAEDIPAALEVTHINVNDGSIEGIRVKSLPAFSVQFHPEACPGPRDSEGLFEKFLQHMAEQGERHLVHAT
- the carB gene encoding carbamoyl-phosphate synthase (glutamine-hydrolyzing) large subunit, with product MYTQPSPVARETILVIGSGPIVIGQAAEFDYAGTQACKALREEGYRVVLVNSNPATIMTDLDVADVVYIEPLNVDTLTRIIEAERPGGLLATLGGQTGLNLAVQLDEAGVLERYGVKLLGTSLESIKQAEDRQLFKDLMNSIGQPIPQSKVVESLAEGIEFVEKIGLPVIIRPAYTLGGTGGGIAETMEEFKAIATRGLKQSPIGQILVEQSIKGWKEIEYEVMRDAADTCITICNMENIDPVGVHTGDSIVVAPSQTLTDQEYQMLRTAAVEIIRALKIEGGCNVQFALHPTSRDYCVIEVNPRVSRSSALASKATGYPIAKMAAKIAVGKRLDEILNPVTGKTYASFEPALDYVVVKIPRWPFDKFPTADRTLGTQMKATGEVMALERSFEAALQKAIRSLDIGLDGLQMKGLSDLPDADLQRILAKEPDDRRLFAAAEALRRGWPVGQICGLTGIDRFFISKLAKLIRFETELAAVGAAGLTDELLLEAKKLGFSDERIGRLTGLTGEDIRAKRLAAGILPSYLLVDTCAAEFESATPYYYSTYRCQDEVTPSDRKKALVIGSGPIRIGQGIEFDYCSVHAVWALKRQGYETVIINNNPETVSTDFDTADRLYFEPLTLEDVLAVIEKEGVEQVLIQYGGQTAINLAAKLEKALAGSGVKIAGTPLAGVNRAEDRDQFRRFLLEQGIPQTEGGTATDVESAVTVAAQIGYPVVVRPSYVIGGRAMAIVYNEQELRDYMRLAVDVNPEHPVLIDAYLAGKEVEVDAVCDGENVLIPGIFEHIERAGVHSGDSMAVYPPQSLTEQEIATIVDYTEKIGRHLPVIGLVNIQFVIFDGRVYVLEVNPRASRTVPIISKVTGIPLIDLSVQVQLGRKLTDCGFGTGLAAKQPYVVVKAPVFSFAKITGFDIHLGPEMKSTGEVLGIGKDYAAAAASAFSGIGIGLQPGGLFCAITDREKAAAIPLLKRYAELGFTLYATPQTARLLAENGIQEVVPVEKEREAIEGLLKAGGIQLVLNIPTRGQDPERLGFWLRRYSVETRVPCLTSLDTAGALLMALERQPDLAPQPLAPAPVK
- the argF gene encoding ornithine carbamoyltransferase, which gives rise to MAKPMPVIKEWQVDRLKGRDFIDFADYSPAELDYLISLAERIKHKQKMGEPYQPLLGKTLGMFFTKASTRTRVSFEVGMYQLGGHAIFLAGNDTQLGRGEPISDTAKVMSRYVDAIMIRTFAHEDVVELAEHASVPVINALTDLHHPCQVLADVLTLKEYKGTLKGLTVAYVGDGNNMANSWIQAAPKFGLNMRVATPEGYECDPAVVEQAKAFAEESGTELVFTKDPVEAVKDADLVYTDVWASMGQEAEQAERVEKFAVYQVNEALCRHAKPDYLFMHCLPAHRGEEVTSEIIDGPHSVVFDEAENRLHVQKAILVATIG
- a CDS encoding argininosuccinate synthase; this encodes MAKRKIVLAYSGGLDTSVILTWLKETYDAEIIAFTADIGQKEELEGLEEKAMRTGASKVYIDDLREEFARDFIFPMFQAGALYEGQYLLGTSIARPLIAKRMVEIARAEGATAIAHGATGKGNDQVRFELTAAALAPELEVIAPWRLEEFREQFPGRAEMIAYAEKHGIPVQATASKPYSMDRNLLHISFESGVLEDPWFDASSEEMRDMYVLTVAPEEAPDQPEYVELDFEQGNCVGLNGERLTPLQVMEKLNELGGKHGIGRVDMVENRFVGMKSRGVYETPGGTILFIAHRKMESLTMDREVMQLRDSLIPRYSSLVYNGFWFAPERLALQALVTESQKNVTGTVRVKLYKGNVIAAGVKSPVSLYNPYIATMEADPTQAYNQSDATGFIRLNALRLKVAAGVRQSVDE
- the argH gene encoding argininosuccinate lyase; translation: MSKLWGGRFTKPTDKLVEEFTASIRFDQKLAVDDIRGSLAHVKMLGACGIIPQEDADQIRAGLLSILTDVKAGKLEYAVENEDIHMNIEKNLIERIGPVGGKLHTGRSRNDQVATDMHLYLRRETKQIIALLADVLQALVDTAEKHIDVIVPGYTHLQRAQPVLFAHHLLAYVGMFSRDAERLQDALKRIDMLPLGAGALAGTTFPIDRELVAKELGFSRIYENSMDAVSDRDFILEFLSGASILMMHLSRFCEELVLWSSTEFGFVELDDAYCTGSSIMPQKKNPDVAELIRGKSGRVYGNLFGLLTVLKSLPLAYNKDLQEDKEGMFDTVETLKGSLALFAGMIRTMEVRRERLSQVVKEDFSNATDLADYLVRKGLPFRQAHEVIGKLVLYCISHGKFLADLTMEEYKQHSPLFEQDVFQVIDIRTVVDARNVHGGTGSEQVRRALERAKSQTADLANWVETALEQEEWEPKA